One genomic region from Candidatus Neomarinimicrobiota bacterium encodes:
- a CDS encoding DUF1640 domain-containing protein, which translates to MPVVTVKKPLREKLGDDGIEALVELINEAQKETKNNVIQFVEEKFEKRLSEELAKVRVEIAEVKTELIERIEALKTNDEKVKSELIKWMFIFWVGQIGAIIGILFAFFKG; encoded by the coding sequence ATGCCTGTTGTAACAGTTAAAAAGCCTTTAAGAGAAAAACTCGGGGATGACGGCATAGAAGCTTTAGTCGAACTTATAAACGAAGCACAGAAAGAAACTAAAAACAACGTAATCCAATTCGTCGAAGAAAAATTCGAAAAAAGACTCTCCGAAGAATTGGCTAAGGTAAGAGTAGAAATTGCCGAAGTTAAAACTGAACTCATCGAGAGAATCGAAGCCCTGAAAACCAACGATGAGAAAGTAAAATCAGAACTGATCAAATGGATGTTTATCTTTTGGGTTGGGCAGATTGGTGCCATCATAGGGATACTCTTTGCCTTCTTTAAAGGTTAA
- a CDS encoding C69 family dipeptidase, which translates to MKRLILFLICFTFLFLQQDWGGSYPDGCTSIMVGRKATVDGSAITSHTCDSHRSRGWLDIVSPMKHKRTDMVTLVKRIECETTAMPLYIYVPTGKIPQVKYTHGFINTAYPCMNEHQLAVG; encoded by the coding sequence ATGAAGAGGCTCATATTATTCTTAATTTGCTTTACTTTTTTATTTCTCCAGCAGGATTGGGGAGGTAGTTATCCTGATGGATGCACCTCCATAATGGTAGGCAGAAAAGCGACAGTTGATGGATCGGCCATTACTTCACATACCTGTGATAGTCATAGAAGCAGAGGTTGGCTGGATATTGTTTCACCCATGAAGCATAAAAGAACAGATATGGTGACTCTGGTAAAAAGGATAGAGTGTGAAACTACTGCCATGCCATTATATATTTATGTACCAACTGGCAAAATACCACAGGTAAAATATACACATGGTTTTATCAATACAGCCTATCCATGTATGAATGAGCATCAACTGGCTGTCGGTTAG
- the maf gene encoding septum formation protein Maf produces MLNFYGKKIILGSTSPRRKELLSIIINEFDISAPHYQENNNIASVPEKICILHAYNKARSLIEKHPDAWIISADTIVVKNGKILGKPANEKDAYNMLKNLSGDKHFVYTAYCILNSNNGKYIQGIEKTEVIFRKIDDNLINFYIKNYTPYDKAGSYGIQDFSAVFIDKINGCFFNVVGFPIPNFYHNVRKNLIRCL; encoded by the coding sequence ATGCTTAATTTCTATGGGAAAAAGATAATACTGGGTTCTACATCTCCAAGGAGAAAAGAATTATTATCAATAATAATTAATGAATTTGACATCTCCGCACCTCATTACCAGGAGAATAATAATATTGCTTCAGTTCCTGAAAAAATATGCATCCTACACGCATATAACAAAGCAAGAAGTCTAATTGAAAAACACCCTGATGCCTGGATCATCTCAGCCGACACTATCGTTGTCAAAAATGGAAAAATACTTGGAAAACCTGCAAACGAGAAGGATGCCTACAATATGTTGAAAAATCTGAGCGGTGATAAACATTTTGTATATACCGCTTATTGCATTCTTAATAGTAATAATGGGAAATACATTCAGGGAATTGAAAAAACAGAAGTAATTTTCAGAAAGATTGATGACAACTTAATAAATTTTTATATAAAAAATTATACCCCTTATGATAAAGCCGGAAGCTATGGAATTCAGGATTTTAGTGCTGTTTTTATTGATAAAATAAATGGTTGTTTTTTTAATGTAGTGGGCTTTCCGATACCCAACTTTTATCATAACGTTAGAAAAAATTTAATTAGATGCTTATAA
- a CDS encoding radical SAM protein — protein sequence MRIPKCVRTNLTYNLLKPCLYILSSKIGSAITIPLVEKLAYFFMVNLGNSVTMGPKREREDKFYIAMNVIRSALKAYKNGSPGVRNSIINVFIKGFLGFGSRKIKNEFIKTYKINPPGFLVISPEGKCNLKCKDCYAASLPKGLPSLSADVVEKILKEKYEKWGTWFTVISGGEPFMWKDNETDIIEIAKKYNNQYFLVYTNGTLINEVTSQRLAEVGNITPAISVEGFEEETDKRRGKGTFKKILNAFKNLRDVGVPFGISVTATKENCEKIISDEMIKFYLDEQGASYMWIFQYMPIGRGVDISWQVPPEKRKNMWEKEQHFVRKERRFIADFWNGGTFSSGCIAAGRSGGYLYIDWNGNIYPCVFVPYWVDNINDLYTKGKSLTDALFSNLFSEIRKWQRSYNYMLPPATRGNEIRPCFIRDHYDEARKVLLETKAKPGYRSAEESLKDDNYYNGMIEYDNEVAKLLDPIWNYLYREEN from the coding sequence ATGAGAATACCTAAATGCGTTAGAACAAACTTGACTTACAACCTCCTTAAACCATGCCTTTACATTCTATCATCTAAAATTGGATCTGCAATTACTATTCCTTTGGTTGAGAAACTTGCTTATTTTTTTATGGTAAACCTGGGAAATTCAGTAACCATGGGGCCAAAAAGAGAGAGAGAAGACAAGTTTTACATTGCAATGAATGTAATAAGAAGCGCGCTTAAAGCATACAAGAATGGTTCACCTGGAGTTAGAAATAGCATTATTAATGTATTCATAAAAGGGTTCCTGGGATTCGGTAGTAGAAAAATTAAGAATGAGTTTATCAAGACGTACAAAATTAATCCTCCTGGTTTTTTGGTGATATCACCTGAAGGTAAATGCAATTTGAAATGCAAGGATTGCTATGCTGCAAGTTTGCCAAAAGGATTACCATCGCTTTCTGCTGATGTTGTTGAAAAAATACTGAAGGAAAAATATGAAAAGTGGGGAACGTGGTTTACAGTTATCTCAGGTGGAGAGCCATTTATGTGGAAAGATAACGAAACCGATATTATCGAAATTGCCAAAAAATATAATAATCAATATTTCTTGGTATATACAAATGGAACATTGATTAATGAAGTTACTTCGCAAAGGTTAGCTGAAGTCGGAAATATTACACCAGCTATCTCTGTGGAAGGTTTTGAAGAAGAAACTGATAAAAGAAGAGGGAAAGGAACCTTTAAAAAAATATTAAATGCTTTTAAAAACTTAAGAGATGTCGGTGTCCCTTTTGGTATTTCTGTAACCGCAACAAAGGAAAATTGTGAAAAAATTATATCAGATGAGATGATAAAATTTTATTTAGATGAACAGGGTGCTTCATATATGTGGATTTTTCAATATATGCCGATTGGTAGAGGTGTCGATATATCGTGGCAAGTCCCGCCTGAGAAGAGAAAAAATATGTGGGAAAAAGAGCAGCATTTTGTAAGGAAAGAAAGAAGGTTTATAGCCGATTTCTGGAATGGAGGAACATTCTCATCGGGCTGTATTGCAGCTGGTAGGTCAGGGGGATATTTATACATAGATTGGAATGGAAATATATATCCGTGTGTATTTGTTCCCTACTGGGTAGATAATATCAATGACTTATATACTAAGGGGAAAAGTTTAACTGATGCATTATTTTCTAATTTATTCAGTGAAATAAGAAAATGGCAAAGATCGTATAATTATATGTTACCCCCGGCAACCAGGGGTAACGAAATAAGACCATGTTTTATAAGAGACCACTATGATGAAGCCAGGAAAGTATTATTAGAAACAAAAGCGAAACCTGGATACCGTTCAGCCGAAGAATCGCTAAAAGATGATAATTATTACAATGGAATGATTGAATATGATAACGAAGTAGCAAAACTTTTAGATCCCATCTGGAATTATCTATATAGAGAAGAAAATTAA
- a CDS encoding DUF456 domain-containing protein, whose amino-acid sequence MLIINIIYCLFSVISLVLILFNLPGTFLITIFSFVRELIDTNSGIRWELILILLFISLLLEGSDYLISIFTIKRYGGSRAGIWGAILGGIIGGIVGSGFMPIIGSLLGVIVFSFFGALFFEIMNKRELRKAFSAGKGAFFSFIFSKIIKLSAGIIMIILTLVWK is encoded by the coding sequence ATGCTTATAATTAACATAATATATTGTCTTTTTTCCGTCATAAGCCTGGTACTTATTTTATTTAATCTACCCGGGACTTTTTTAATAACAATATTCTCGTTTGTAAGAGAATTAATTGATACGAATTCAGGGATCAGATGGGAACTGATTTTAATATTATTGTTTATATCTTTATTACTAGAAGGTAGCGATTATCTGATCTCAATATTTACAATAAAAAGATATGGTGGTTCAAGGGCTGGTATATGGGGAGCGATCCTAGGTGGTATTATTGGGGGTATTGTAGGTTCAGGATTTATGCCCATTATTGGTTCTCTACTCGGAGTTATTGTTTTTAGTTTCTTTGGTGCATTATTTTTTGAAATTATGAATAAACGAGAGTTAAGAAAAGCATTCAGTGCAGGTAAAGGTGCCTTTTTTAGTTTTATTTTTTCAAAAATAATAAAATTGTCTGCAGGTATAATAATGATTATTCTAACACTGGTATGGAAATAA
- a CDS encoding patatin-like phospholipase family protein: MENPRIALVLGSGAARGLAHIGVIKVLEKNKIPIHIVVGTSMGAFVGGYYSAGFSAELMGEIALQVDKRFVVKTFTPGLQKSGFVNIDRVRDFISNHLNEKEIEQLPISYSAVATDLSDGTEIVLNSGKLVDAILSSIAIPILFTPVKYRERLLVDGGLVNPLPVSVAYENNADIIIAVNAIPNPEKYWKLKNHDRQNILNKFLSVSKEQFLKQLNFFNDKEEGETINLKNERSRKIYKQPNLLKILLQTIIIFETQLQALQLLLWKPDILISPSVEEYSLLEFYRAKDIIKAGEESAIKALTEIERLYS, from the coding sequence ATGGAGAATCCAAGGATTGCTCTGGTATTAGGTAGCGGAGCAGCGAGGGGATTAGCTCATATCGGGGTCATTAAAGTACTGGAAAAAAATAAGATTCCAATTCATATTGTAGTTGGAACTAGCATGGGAGCTTTTGTAGGAGGATATTACTCAGCCGGTTTTTCTGCTGAGCTTATGGGAGAAATAGCATTACAAGTGGACAAAAGGTTTGTAGTAAAAACATTTACCCCTGGATTGCAAAAAAGCGGGTTCGTCAATATAGACAGAGTCAGAGATTTCATTAGTAATCACCTTAACGAAAAAGAAATTGAACAGCTGCCGATATCATATAGCGCTGTTGCAACTGATCTTAGTGATGGAACTGAGATAGTACTAAATAGTGGTAAACTGGTTGATGCTATACTTTCAAGTATTGCAATACCTATTTTATTTACGCCCGTAAAGTACCGGGAGAGGCTGCTCGTCGATGGAGGATTGGTTAATCCATTACCCGTTAGTGTTGCATATGAAAACAATGCCGATATTATAATCGCAGTGAATGCTATACCAAATCCCGAAAAATACTGGAAGCTAAAAAATCATGATAGGCAAAATATTCTTAATAAATTTCTATCTGTATCAAAAGAACAGTTTCTTAAGCAACTAAATTTCTTTAATGATAAAGAAGAAGGAGAAACAATAAATCTCAAAAATGAAAGGTCAAGGAAAATTTACAAACAACCAAATCTTTTAAAAATTCTTCTACAAACGATAATTATATTTGAGACTCAACTGCAAGCTTTACAGCTTTTGTTATGGAAACCGGATATTTTAATATCACCTTCGGTTGAAGAGTATAGTCTTTTAGAATTTTATAGAGCTAAAGATATTATTAAAGCGGGTGAAGAATCTGCAATTAAGGCCTTAACTGAAATTGAAAGATTGTATTCATAA
- a CDS encoding RNA-binding protein, with translation MNIYVGNLSRELSENELLEAFQAYGEVSSAKIIVDRDTGVSRGFGFVEMPNKEEAESAINGLNGKELKGRNLVVNEARPRRNRYNRSRRY, from the coding sequence GTGAACATCTATGTTGGTAATCTATCGCGTGAATTAAGTGAAAATGAACTATTAGAAGCATTTCAGGCATATGGAGAAGTTTCATCGGCAAAGATTATTGTAGATAGAGATACGGGTGTTTCCAGAGGTTTTGGTTTTGTTGAAATGCCGAATAAGGAAGAAGCCGAATCAGCAATAAATGGGCTGAACGGTAAAGAGCTTAAAGGTCGTAATCTTGTTGTAAATGAAGCAAGACCACGCAGAAATAGGTACAATCGAAGCAGACGCTATTAA
- a CDS encoding DUF4115 domain-containing protein, with product MFYLELKKRREELGLSLDQISERTKINKKYLEAFEKGDFTILPETYIRLFLRSYAKELDFDPDKIIEEYVSYKSQKDESVQISKKKEPLKKEKEKPERKREKTGIDIPTTVIVILMIIFLITIIKQVVEDRKKVNTEPTNKAQTIQKNAQQKPADTTVSKSTLITPAYTQKTDTTKIKVEPTVSEPTSKIDSFSVRIVILDTCWIEIMKDNNPPYDYIYYPENTKTLYAKNTIMLRIGKPAGVKIYFNGQDLGKIGENGIPVKLTITKDGVIEKQIYR from the coding sequence ATGTTTTACCTGGAGTTAAAGAAAAGACGCGAAGAATTGGGTCTGAGTCTCGACCAGATCTCTGAAAGAACAAAAATTAATAAAAAATACCTCGAAGCATTCGAAAAAGGCGACTTCACAATCTTACCTGAGACCTATATACGACTTTTCTTACGTTCATATGCTAAAGAACTTGATTTTGATCCGGATAAAATAATCGAAGAATATGTTTCATATAAATCACAAAAAGATGAATCTGTTCAGATATCCAAAAAGAAAGAACCACTCAAAAAGGAAAAAGAAAAACCTGAAAGAAAGAGAGAAAAAACTGGAATAGATATACCTACAACTGTTATTGTAATCCTGATGATAATTTTTCTTATCACTATAATTAAACAGGTAGTAGAAGATAGAAAAAAGGTGAATACAGAACCCACAAACAAAGCTCAGACAATTCAAAAGAATGCGCAACAAAAACCAGCTGATACCACAGTTTCAAAAAGTACTTTAATTACCCCAGCCTATACACAAAAAACTGATACTACAAAGATTAAAGTTGAGCCCACAGTATCAGAGCCTACATCAAAGATTGATTCTTTCTCGGTTCGGATCGTTATACTCGACACCTGCTGGATAGAAATTATGAAGGATAATAATCCACCATATGATTATATTTATTACCCTGAAAATACAAAAACATTATATGCAAAAAATACTATCATGTTAAGAATTGGGAAACCTGCTGGAGTAAAAATCTATTTTAACGGACAGGATCTGGGTAAGATTGGAGAAAATGGGATTCCTGTAAAACTTACCATAACTAAGGATGGCGTGATAGAAAAACAGATTTACAGATAA
- a CDS encoding transposase: protein MRHPEWALKHKRKGTELRLINGNYYLYEVKCVWDPEKKKPKKKTGKIIGKITPEGFIESPKRKLEKTTPSIISLQVKEYGASKFILDSMTDSIRSLQNYFIDEWQFIVALAFYRLFHRSHIKNMPFHHQHSFLSEIFANIKITEKRISKFLRELGIMRSEIVKYFKDFISEGDHILIDATPLFTQSENIIISKYGYNNKRVYLPQVNLLFIFSVKNHMPVYYRITPGNVREISAFKLCIEESGARDAVIIADKGFYSEDNVNQMEENELQYIIPLKRNSILIDYSCLKSGDKRCMDGYFKYKKRFIWYSKSTLSSRTVYIYLDEHLKSVEEKDYLTRIETHPEEYHIDKFYEKQHYFGTLSVISNCTSKSAEEIFQFYKSRSSVEQMFDVFKNLLEADRTYMQNEESLEGWNFINTIALQWYYKIYQILLRKKLLSRYSVHDVLLHLSEIRKVKINNKWKIAEIDKKTEKLLDKLNINIPIT from the coding sequence ATGAGGCATCCTGAATGGGCTCTAAAACATAAACGCAAAGGTACTGAACTAAGACTAATTAACGGTAACTATTACCTCTATGAAGTCAAGTGTGTCTGGGATCCTGAGAAGAAAAAACCTAAAAAGAAAACGGGGAAGATTATTGGTAAAATCACACCAGAGGGTTTTATTGAATCTCCTAAGAGGAAATTAGAGAAAACAACTCCTTCTATTATATCTCTTCAGGTAAAAGAATATGGCGCCAGCAAGTTCATATTAGACTCCATGACTGATTCGATAAGGAGTCTTCAGAATTATTTTATAGATGAGTGGCAATTCATAGTAGCCCTTGCCTTTTACAGATTATTTCACCGGTCTCATATAAAGAATATGCCTTTTCATCATCAACATAGTTTTCTCTCTGAGATTTTTGCTAATATTAAGATAACAGAGAAAAGGATTAGTAAATTTCTTAGAGAGTTGGGTATTATGCGCAGTGAAATAGTAAAGTATTTTAAAGATTTTATATCTGAAGGTGATCACATTCTGATAGATGCTACACCGTTATTCACACAGTCAGAGAATATCATTATTTCAAAATACGGTTATAACAATAAGAGGGTATATCTTCCACAGGTAAACTTACTTTTTATTTTTTCCGTAAAAAATCACATGCCGGTTTACTATCGTATTACTCCTGGTAATGTGCGTGAGATAAGTGCTTTTAAATTATGTATTGAAGAAAGTGGCGCCAGAGATGCGGTTATTATTGCCGATAAAGGATTTTATTCTGAGGATAACGTTAACCAAATGGAGGAGAATGAACTTCAATATATTATTCCACTGAAAAGGAATAGCATACTTATAGATTACAGTTGCTTAAAAAGTGGTGATAAACGTTGTATGGATGGATATTTTAAATATAAAAAACGTTTTATCTGGTATTCTAAATCTACTCTCTCCTCCAGAACAGTTTATATATATCTGGATGAACATTTAAAAAGCGTTGAAGAGAAAGATTATTTAACCCGCATAGAAACTCATCCTGAAGAGTATCACATTGATAAATTCTATGAAAAACAACATTATTTTGGAACGCTTTCAGTAATTAGCAACTGCACTTCTAAATCTGCAGAAGAGATTTTTCAGTTTTACAAAAGTAGAAGTAGTGTTGAGCAAATGTTCGATGTATTTAAAAATCTACTGGAAGCAGACCGTACCTATATGCAAAATGAAGAATCACTTGAAGGTTGGAATTTTATCAACACGATTGCTTTGCAATGGTATTATAAGATATATCAAATACTATTGAGAAAAAAACTTCTATCGAGATATTCAGTCCATGATGTGCTCTTACATCTTTCTGAGATAAGAAAAGTAAAAATCAACAACAAATGGAAAATAGCTGAAATCGACAAAAAAACAGAAAAACTCCTTGATAAACTAAATATCAATATCCCTATTACGTAA
- a CDS encoding glycosyltransferase family 2 protein gives MNNSNITVIVCAHNEEVTLPGTLKGLINSHYIDEIIVINDGSTDNTGKVLENFLHEPKVKVIEFPYNRGKGYAMSVGIVEAHGDILVFVDADLVNFKERYIVQLIQPLLKEEADMVIGQPTESIFNKLFNPLKPLSGERAVLRKDIIHIVDKIMNTGYGVETIINLYYRANNKKIKIVHLWGLKHLIKFDKYSTNRAAYSYFHEALQISRHVIKNYFLILIIIRNMIGRILWRIQGLLWY, from the coding sequence ATGAATAACTCAAACATCACGGTAATCGTTTGCGCACATAATGAGGAAGTTACTCTTCCAGGAACATTAAAAGGACTAATAAACTCGCATTACATTGACGAAATTATTGTAATAAATGATGGATCTACTGACAATACAGGAAAAGTTCTTGAAAATTTCTTACACGAGCCAAAGGTAAAAGTAATCGAATTCCCTTACAATAGAGGGAAAGGTTATGCCATGTCTGTTGGAATAGTTGAAGCACATGGGGATATATTGGTTTTTGTCGACGCTGATCTGGTAAATTTTAAAGAAAGATATATTGTTCAGCTTATTCAGCCACTCCTCAAGGAAGAAGCCGATATGGTTATAGGGCAGCCGACAGAAAGTATTTTTAATAAATTGTTCAATCCATTGAAACCATTGTCCGGCGAGAGAGCTGTTCTTAGAAAAGACATAATTCACATAGTAGATAAAATAATGAATACTGGGTATGGTGTTGAAACTATCATAAATCTTTATTATAGAGCAAATAATAAAAAAATTAAGATTGTACATTTATGGGGTTTAAAGCATTTGATAAAATTTGACAAGTACTCAACAAATAGAGCCGCATACTCATACTTTCATGAGGCGTTGCAAATAAGTAGACATGTTATAAAAAATTATTTTTTAATATTAATAATTATCCGGAATATGATAGGGAGAATATTATGGAGAATCCAAGGATTGCTCTGGTATTAG
- a CDS encoding TetR/AcrR family transcriptional regulator, with protein sequence MGTNDEIRKNIVETSRKIFAKFGFKKTTMWDIANSVSKAKSTIYHYFKSKNDIFKAVIEKEFYMLKQRILKSINAVAEPERKIYLYTITKINGAKEFNNLYSVILNEYSNEYVFLKGVIEKIKEEEIMVLRNIVEEGIKTGKFLINNIESVVDSIFFTIKGLEIQSQLSNGFKLSSEKIDNVLKLIMHGITKK encoded by the coding sequence ATGGGAACTAATGACGAAATTAGAAAAAATATTGTAGAAACATCCCGTAAAATTTTTGCAAAATTCGGGTTTAAGAAAACAACTATGTGGGACATAGCAAATTCTGTTAGTAAAGCTAAAAGTACTATATATCACTATTTTAAAAGTAAAAATGACATATTTAAAGCAGTAATAGAAAAAGAATTTTATATGTTAAAGCAGAGGATTCTTAAATCAATAAATGCCGTAGCTGAACCAGAGAGGAAAATCTATCTCTATACCATTACAAAAATTAATGGAGCAAAAGAATTTAATAATTTATATAGTGTGATTCTAAATGAATATTCAAATGAATACGTATTCTTAAAAGGGGTTATAGAAAAAATTAAAGAAGAAGAAATAATGGTTTTAAGAAATATAGTTGAGGAGGGAATAAAAACAGGTAAATTTCTTATAAACAATATTGAATCCGTTGTAGACTCAATTTTCTTTACAATAAAAGGCTTGGAAATACAGTCTCAACTTTCAAATGGATTCAAATTATCAAGCGAAAAAATTGATAATGTTTTAAAACTTATTATGCATGGAATAACAAAAAAATAA